The Rhodococcus triatomae genome includes a window with the following:
- the exaC gene encoding acetaldehyde dehydrogenase ExaC, whose product MTVYARPGAADAVMSFAPRYENWIGGRWTPPVGGQYFENPTPVTGEVFCEVARSTADDVELALDAAHAAAPAWGKTSVAERAVILNKIADRIEENLESIAVAESWDNGKPVRETLNADIPLAIDHFRYFAGAIRAQEGSLSEIDNDTVAYHFHEPLGVVGQIIPWNFPILMAVWKLAPALAAGNAVVLKPAEQTPASILHLIGIIGDLLPDGVLNIVNGFGVEAGKPLASSPRIRKIAFTGETTTGRLIMQYASQNLIPVTLELGGKSPNIFFSDVLSANDDFQDKALEGFTMFALNQGEVCTCPSRSLIQQDIYDEFLALAAIRTKAVRQGNPLDTDTMIGAQASNDQLEKILSYIEIGKSEGAKVLTGGERAELGGDLSGGYYVQPTVFTGDNSMRIFQEEIFGPVVSVTSFSDYDEAIRIANDTLYGLGAGVWSRDGSVAYRAGRDIQAGRVWTNTYHQYPAHAAFGGYKQSGIGRENHRMMLDHYQQTKNLLVSYATKAQGFF is encoded by the coding sequence ATGACCGTCTATGCCCGCCCGGGAGCGGCCGACGCCGTGATGTCGTTCGCACCGCGCTACGAGAACTGGATCGGCGGACGGTGGACGCCGCCGGTCGGGGGACAGTACTTCGAGAACCCCACCCCGGTCACCGGTGAGGTGTTCTGCGAGGTGGCACGTTCGACCGCCGACGATGTCGAACTCGCCCTCGATGCCGCGCACGCCGCGGCCCCGGCGTGGGGAAAGACGTCCGTCGCCGAACGAGCCGTGATCCTGAACAAGATCGCCGACCGGATCGAGGAGAACCTCGAATCCATCGCGGTCGCCGAGTCGTGGGACAACGGCAAGCCGGTACGCGAGACACTGAATGCCGACATCCCGCTCGCGATCGACCACTTCCGATACTTCGCCGGAGCGATCCGCGCGCAGGAAGGGTCCCTGTCCGAGATCGACAACGACACCGTCGCCTACCACTTCCACGAGCCGCTCGGCGTCGTCGGCCAGATCATTCCCTGGAACTTCCCGATCCTGATGGCGGTGTGGAAGCTCGCTCCCGCGCTCGCCGCGGGCAACGCGGTCGTGCTCAAGCCGGCCGAGCAGACGCCGGCGTCGATCCTGCACCTGATCGGCATCATCGGTGACCTGTTGCCGGACGGGGTACTCAACATCGTCAACGGCTTCGGCGTGGAGGCCGGCAAGCCTCTGGCGTCGAGCCCGCGGATCCGCAAGATCGCCTTCACCGGTGAGACGACCACCGGGCGCCTGATCATGCAGTACGCGTCGCAGAACCTCATTCCGGTGACTCTCGAACTCGGCGGGAAGAGCCCCAACATCTTCTTCTCCGACGTGCTGTCCGCGAACGACGACTTCCAGGACAAGGCGCTCGAGGGCTTCACGATGTTCGCCCTCAACCAGGGTGAGGTGTGCACCTGCCCGTCCCGGTCGCTGATCCAGCAGGACATCTACGACGAGTTCCTCGCCCTCGCGGCGATCCGGACCAAGGCGGTGCGGCAGGGCAACCCGTTGGACACCGACACGATGATCGGCGCCCAGGCGTCCAACGACCAGCTCGAGAAGATCCTCTCCTACATCGAGATCGGCAAGAGCGAAGGGGCCAAGGTGCTCACCGGTGGTGAGCGCGCCGAGCTGGGTGGTGACCTGTCCGGCGGGTACTACGTCCAGCCGACGGTCTTCACCGGCGACAACTCGATGCGGATCTTCCAGGAGGAGATCTTCGGTCCGGTGGTGTCGGTGACGTCCTTCTCCGACTACGACGAGGCGATCCGCATCGCCAACGACACGCTGTACGGGCTCGGTGCCGGCGTCTGGTCGAGGGACGGCTCCGTCGCCTACCGTGCCGGACGCGACATCCAGGCCGGACGTGTGTGGACCAACACGTATCACCAGTACCCCGCGCACGCCGCGTTCGGTGGCTACAAGCAGTCCGGAATCGGACGGGAGAACCACCGGATGATGCTCGACCACTACCAGCAGACCAAGAACCTGCTGGTGAGCTACGCGACCAAGGCGCAAGGCTTCTTCTGA